The Montipora foliosa isolate CH-2021 chromosome 1, ASM3666993v2, whole genome shotgun sequence DNA segment TGTTTACACGGTACTCGTTTAAAGCAAATTTTTCCGCTTTCCTTAAAAGGTAGCCAAACATGGTTCCATAGCAAAGAAAGATGATAAAGAGGCCAACAAACCGATAAAAGGAAGagagaacaaaaaaagaaagaggggAAAAGATGAGGGTcgacattgacattgacattgacacTGACATTGACTCATGCTTCGAGTAGGAATGTGCAATTTCAGCCGTTTCAATGCAAATTAACTTTGTAACAGGCGAAAAATGGACATAAAGCTAAAAAGTACGGTATTTGGTAGTTAAAAGGTTAAGCtgtttattaattaataaaatggtTAATTCCATCGATCGGCTAGGTATTGCTGGCATTAATAACCGATCTTTTGTAACCCATGTATGATTTGACCTGAAGAGGtttgtttttttggcttttgatacAGGCCACGTCAActggttcccccccccccctccccccttaccCTCCCGGCATAGAAACGTCTGCAAAACTTTCCGACTTTCTAAAACCATACTTCCATATTTTGCAAGATGCGACACTAAACCTTATCATGTTATCAATTTTCTGTAGCTCTTTCTAGCAGCGTCTGTAGAATTTCGCTACCTGGTCAAAATCGAAAGCTGAACTGAAACAAccgttgcaaaaaaaaaagttaaattgaAAATTATTCACGCCCAAATTAAATACATTGGGTACAGGTATTGAGGCTCAATCAAACCTGTTTTAGGTTCCTTCTAGAATCTAATACAGCTCGATCGAAATACATTACAAATTTGTTCATTCGCGAAATAGCGCATGAACACTTACATTGCAAATGAAATTAAGCTATTTACTTTGCTTTCAAGATTTATTTTAACCCGTCAATGTGAAGTCTCTCTTCCGCACAAAACGAGTCTGATCTGCAAGGCAAAGAGGATTTTGGAGCGTCTAACCTTGAAGAAGAGATGGAAGTTGACTGACAGCGGATTTGGCTTCATGGTATTGGATAGGACGCCGATTGTGCACGTGTTTAAAACTTTCCTTGATCCGTTCACAAGATTCAATATGGAGGAGTACCTGCAAACCGTCCTTACAAGTGATCTCACCCAGATTGTTTACAACGTCTTGGTTAAAAATTCCAGTGAAATCAGAAAACATTATAACTACAAGATTTTGTCCAAGTATTTCGCGATGGCCTCAAAGCTAGGAGGAGTGAGTATAATTTTCTCTTCTCGACGCCTTTGGTAGCGGGCTTGATTTGAAGTGaaatcattgttatgtaatgaACGTTTCTCAAATGACCAAAACGAAAGCAGGATCATTTTTTGCTCAAACCTACTGAGGCACGATTGCTTGAGAAAATGCATTAATTCCATATCTTTTAGTGTACAGGCCGCAGCTTTTTAACAACTAACCGCCCTTATCACGAACAGGTTTATAGTGACAGCATATTTCAGATATCAAAACAAATTGCAAGAATACAGCGTTACTACAGGATCCGCTGTCAccagaaagaaaaatatttatataaCCTACTGAATGTTGTTATGAAATTGTCTTTAACAGAAACTGTCGAAGCTTCGAACTGCCCCGTAACTCCAGTAGCTTCAGTAGAAATAGTGGTTTTTAGAGAGTGTCTGTAGTAATTCGCTTTTGTACTTTGCGCAGTGATTGGTTAGCAAAACTTACGCCACTCTCTCAACCAATGACAAGTGTGAAACCGAAACCAaggaggcccatcaggccggcgcttatctccggtttctgtagcatgaagcgactaggagtatttctactcccccctggatgggatgctagtccatcgcagggttacccccagcattaaattcgccggtacccatttatacacctgggtggagagaggcaccgtgagagtaaagtgttttgcccaagaacacaacacaatgtccccggccaggccccgaacccggaccactcgatccggagtcgagcgcactaaccatgaggccaccgcgcctcccacatgtgtacctcttactaaccgagttttttcccgtttgtttatggcccaagcgcgtgGGCTATAAATCAACGGGGAAAatcgaggatccgtaacttacagtacggaccgagaaaacgaggttagtaagatatttattatatctccgaggttaatccggcgcgcgggcaaggaaactagtcgaagtcaaccggaaggttcaactgccacaaagattaccgtgtcaaaatccgaaaaactaaatctttcttggctgtttgaaatagatgctgcaagattcaaacagttttacaagtttatataacagaaacgacatgaaaaacgtttatcaaaagttcaaatttagCGGACCTTGCAGCGGGCCGTACAGCAGGCCGtgctgtagaatacggcccgctaatttagccaatcacagcgcgcgtactatctgagagctATAATAAAATTGCTAAACtcgaattctgattggctcattaTGCTGTTTGCATCTTTTGTTCCTCTCAGGAAGTCGCCCTTCGGCCATCTCACTACGAGGCCTTCGTTGACGACAAAGATGAATGGATTAGTGACAAGTTCTTCACTCAGCAGCGCTTGGCAGGAGTCAACCCCATGTCACTGATGAGAGTCACTAACAGTTTTGAAGGTAAGCGATGTATCAAAAAGGTGTTAGTACAGTGATCCAATTTTTTCTTATCGTTTCTTTTTGGTTACGTTTTACCGATAACAGACCTTTTGGGTCGTCCTACCCTGATTGATGGCTCTCTGGGGGATCTAACAGTTAAGTGTTGAAAGGAAAACATGAAAAAGTTATCTACCAGAAGTAAGGGTCAAAATAAATTGCCACCTTGAGGCCGGGACACGTCAGAAATTCTGCACAGATCTTTACAACACCCATTTTTTGTTAGCCGATTAGTGGTCCTTTTCTTTGATGCACTGCCAAAACCtagaatttcttttttaaacagACACGTGCTTCTCCTTTTGCAAATCATGAAAGGAACGACGAAGGTCGGGCACGTGTATTCGTGCTCCATGAAGTTTTTAAAATCAATACTCCTACGGTACTACAAAACAAACGGGGGAAACCAGAAACTACAGACATACCAAGCAAAGAAACTAAATTAAAGAAAGTAAAGGAATGTGAAACGTATGAATAATTCTAACAAGATTTACCTAAACGGTGCCCTGACTTCACGACATTAAAAAACCGGCTTCTAAACGACAACTTCCCGATAAAAATGTGATCCAAAAAAAACCACTGTAGTCCGGATTAAATTTATACATGAAACTTGATAAGCTATGTAGCATCAATCAGAGAAAGTAGCACGAAAGACAAAGTTAACAACAGAACAAACGAAAGTTACAAACAatgataattaatcaacagcTGGACGCAAACACGAAGTGTAGCGAAAAAGAAAAGCTACATTCAAGAAGTTTCACGGTAACAGTCAGTGAGTTAAATGTTTGGAAATTTGGCTGTAAAAATATCTGAATTCAAATTATAAAGTACAGAAGTTGCATTACCATTAATAAGCCAAGTACTAGTAAGCAAATCTAACGATTTGTCTCTGCTTTTGTCTACTTAAGGGGGTCTTCTTAAACTCTCGAGTTTCTTGAGCCATCTGTTGATGCATAGAACTCCTATTCTGGTTGCGCTCTAATACAAGGAGGCACCGTCGATAATACAAGGATAGCAAATGAACGAAAAACGTTTTTTAACGTTGGGCTATTTTTCCACAGCTGGATTAATATAAAAGACCTAAAGACGAGTTTTTAGGTCAGTTGCGCTGAAAGAACAAGAAATTCATGTTCTCAGTTTGCacgcatttcttttttttctttgttgtggtttaattttcacGCAGCTGCAATAGGATTGAATTGGGAAGAGCTTGAGAAACGGTTGAATCCTACGTTTGACTGGGAGGGTGCTGTGCAAACGGCTTTGGGAACTGACGACTCATTGGAAGAGGTTTGTTGCCTTTCGTTAACCATATGTATTTGAGAACTTAGTCAACAACAGTGCCACATTATATCTTACTTCGAATTCTTAGTACAACTTGAACGTACTTAAATATGCAGAACTGATTTCCGTACAAGTAATTCGTAATTAGAGCTATTTACGTTTGTCGTTAAAATGATGAATCACTACAAAAAAATTGCGTGAGAAAAGAAGCCAGCTACTATTAATTTAGCACTAAAATCATTCTAGTGAAATGCTTTTTGCAGTAAAGAAATCATTCCTCAGAATTAGTGTTTTATTTCTTGGTTTATTTTAGGCCATCGATCAGGGTCGTCTCTATGCTCTGCGCTATGAGTTCATGGACCACCTACCCAAAGAGTCGGACCTTACAGATCACGATAATAGACGGGAAATGTGGGGCACCTACTCTCCCATTGCTCTGTTTGCGTCTGCTCAAGATTTCATCACTAAACGCAATCATCTTGTTCCTGTGGCCATTCAAATGGACTTTAAACCAGGTTTATTACATCTTAGTGGTTGATCCAGTTTATTATACCAGTCAGTAGACAAACCGTTGTCCAGTAAAATACTGCTTTTGGCAGCCCACCATTaaatttgtgttgttttatGGTATAagaatagcaataataataataataataataataataataataataataataataataataataataataataatgagacgATGATGGTGACAATGACATAAAGTAGGATTATGTCTTGCTTTACATGAGATTATTAGTGATCTCTCTGCAATAGCGATTAAGAGAAAATTCGAAAATTAAACGaaacttacctggaagttgaagtttgattggaattctattcGTCACCAAGCACTGAAGGATTACGTGAGATAGTATTGCGCCTGCGCGAACTCAGTTTTTAAAGTAGTTACCATGTGTGCTGTGGAGAAACGCCCTATTAAGGAAATAAGTAGGGTATAAGTTGGGAGGGAATGTAATCCCTCAGTGCTTGATGAGgaatagaattccaatcaaacttcaacttccaggtaagtctcgtttaattttcgaATTCTTTTTCGTCACCGCACTGAGGGCTCACATGAAACTTCAAAGCACACTGCACACATGCAAAAACAGTCAACACAGAAGCCATAGACGGTAACAACAGTTCATTATCACTTAGTCTACAGACTGCAAAACACTTTCAGCAACTGTTCTTGACATCAATTTCTTTGCTGTAAAACTTAGCAAATGTGGAGACTGCGCCCCACCCAGCTGTAGATAAAATCTGATCTAAAGAGACAAAACTGGCACTTGCTTTGGATGTTGCTACAGTCCTGGTACTGTGTGGCCTGAATACTCCTACATTTCTCCCAGAGCTGCACATAACAACCTTAATCCACCTGCTAATAGTACTTCTAGACACTGGCTTGAAAGGTTTCAAGTAACTAATAAACAATTGCTTATGGAGTGAGTTTCAATTACTTTGGCCCAtaaaaaaggacagagacaatccagtaaaccaatcaaaactcgaagtaagtGCACTTAGCCgacaaaaagcgcgggaaaatgtgcacgcacgagccaagattggttttggtttcacttgtgattggttgaaaaagtggcccgagaactttgaaccaatcactgagtgaagcaatacaaaaccaaagcaatttacTAATTacttcgacactcaattgaaaaccgctctaatcccCACGTTTTCACCTTGTACGAGCTAAGTACATCTTGAGAGTACTGACCACGCAAATACGAAGGTCAGCAGCGTGATATGAAGTAAACTGAACTACCATTGGCCTAACGCCTGGTTTTGATTGTTTGAGCGGTTTGCTCAATGCAAACGTAATGGAAGTTTTGGAACTAATCATATCATTAAGATTAAGATAAGTGAATGGTTTGGCCTCTTTGGGCAGACACTAACGATACTAGAATGACAGTTTTTAATGAGGCAGGTCCTACCTTCTTGGTTTCggcattctttttcttttttttcttttttttttttgcgttttgtaGGCTCTTTAGAAAGACACTGCTAGAATTCTAGAGTCTAAAACTAAGTATTTTGCTTGATTACGGTTCGTTCAGTAACAAGATATAGCCCCACAAATAACTCTATAAAAACATAGCTCTATAAATTAAAATGTCAGAAAAAGAAACAGATCGGCACATGCACTTTGTTTCTCTGGTTTTTGAATAGATAATCTTTCAGCGCTTTACTTCTCTCGTACTCTAAATGGTTCCAAAGACAGCCAACTTTATaagcattttttccttttcaggcTCGGCCGTGTACACTCCAGAAGATGGCGATAACTGGATGCTAGCCAAACTGAACCTTCAAATCACAGATCTCGGATATGCACAAATTGTGGAGCACCTTGGGAAGGTAAAAGTATTACCTCTCTTTGGAATTATAGCAACTCCACCGCATTTAACTCCGTCCTGGTACTGAGTGAAGATTTAGACTTTTAGAGCGACCGAAATCGTTAAGTGCGAGGGACACGTGCCCTTGGAAGGAAATATAGAACGTAATCATTTAGTAAAATATCCCGGCGCCTGGCGCGGTCGCCGGTTCATTCTTTTCTCGTTTTACGGAGAATTGAGAGTTTTCTGGATgtgagaaaaaataaaagaaatatgcAGAAAAAACCGAGACttaattttgaaggaaaaattatCTCGTAAAATAACGTATTGAATAATCATACGAAGAAGAAATTTACATAGATCTTGATATTCGAAGGATTGATCAGGAGGAATAAATTGCCGTCACATAACGAATGAGGatatttttttcgaaaatttgcAGATAGCCATTTTTTCATTGCTTCTTTTACCTTTGTTAATTGCGTCTTTCTTAAATCACAACATTTCTTTGGCATCTCTCTAAACACACTGAACTCAGTACCTCTTAAAGTGTTTCTTGCTTTAGATGATACTTCCTCGCGATCAGTACATCGAAGTACTCGTGCTACTCTTGGTTTGGGGCCAGCTCGTTTGGCTTTCCCAATTCGGTGTACCCTTTAAAATCCGATTCGGTCTCGCGGATTGCGAATTTTTAGCTTTTCCTCTGAGAATTAGTGAATAACTTCCCTtgaattgttttgttgtttgtgAGAGATTAGAGTAGAGACAGGTGAGGGGAGGGCGGAAAGCTTGAGTTTTAAAAGGGGAGGGAATTGGAGCGGGAGTCAGGACAAAAAGGTACGGGATGGGGGAGATCAATTTACGGGAGGTGGGACGTTTTGATCACCCCACCCCTCACCCTCTGATGGCCGCCCTGTTTCCTCCCACATATATCAttgacttcctttttttttctaaaggtACATTTATTGATGGAGCCATTCTGTGTCTTACTAAAAGGCGCCATGGCGTCCGAGCACCCTATTCACCAAATGCTGAAGTATCACTGCCGCGATGTTACCATCCCGAACTCCGTTGGCACTCCAGCTCTTATTGATCCAGGAAATTATATGGATCAGCTGTTTGCGTTTGGAAGTAAGGGAACTGTGCGACTTCTTAGGGACGCACATAGGATAGCCACGTGGAAAGTCACAGATTTCAGAGGCGAAATAAAGGTGCGTTGTTGAGTAGCCTTTCCATTTGAATtggcaacaaaataaataactgAAGTTTTTGCTGATACGTTTTGCACACTTTGAGATCGTGACAGTCAAGTGACACCATTTGCGTTGCTCCTGTTGTCAACATTATGACATTTCACACGTCTATCAAGCTTTCAAACGTTTACGTGTGTTACGATTACTAGTAACTGACCAGAGCAATTTTAGAGCCAAGTTCGCCCCGAAAAACtttcaacaaaacaaaacaacacgTTTCCACTcgttttgaaattaaaattccGAAGTCAACGACATTTTGTACAATTGCCTGGTCCCCTCGTAAAAGTTTAactgttttcaaattgtcttAGCCTTAGAATAAAAGCCAACGACAGCTtttagagaaaagaaaaaaacaatgattCATTCTTTTAGTTATCAGAGCCGCCGGCAGACGCCAAACGTTACTatccatgaaaaaaaaagggtcaCAAATCATCGACAATCACTGAGGCAAAAAACAAGATGCTTTTCATGGAGTCCCTTTCTCGTGATCGAGCTGGCAAAGCGGAAGAACTCTATGTATCTTGTTTTCCGGTCACTTACACAAACCTCTGTGTTGTATTTGTTTCAACAGAGACGCGGACTTGATGACAAGGAGCTCCTCCCATACTTCCCTTACCGAGACGATGGGGAACAAATCTTGGAAGTCATTGAAAACATGGTGAAGGAATACGTCGACTTGTAAGTATGACTAACTTGGAGGGCCAGATACATCATAcacgagagaccctgggaacgagccGGGTTGCAGATACATTTGATCAACTACAGAAAGATAAGACCACTCGCTCAACTCTAATAGAAATTACTAGCAGTTGGACAAATCGTCCCGTTAGAAAGCTGAAAGGAGCCCATTAAACAAATCAAGAATGGACTTAAGTTATCGTTAATAAATGTTTCAGATGTTTATATCTCAGGGTTAAGGCGTCTTATCGATTTCCTTTCTTATAATGGAAACATTAATCCCATTTACCGCGTTGTTGGTATTTTATCGTAACTTCAAACAAATTTATAAAACGAAATAGATGTATTTTAATTATTGCCACTGGAAATCCCCCTGGAAggcgtgtcagccaatgtattGTATCGcattttactgttatttaaGGTATTACTACGATAATGAAGACGTGAAGAATGACAACGAACTTGAGAACTACCGCAAGGAACTCTCTGCCTTCTGGTCGTTCCCATGGAAAGGCCGCAAAGGAAAGGTGAGTGTATGTATACCCTTCCGCATTTTCATCGCTATATGGTTAATATTTCCTGTTTGTTTCTTGAGTGAAACTTTTGTGTCCTGGATCTACCCTAGTCCTTAATTAATTTTTGAAGAATAACGacatgaaattaaagaaattaaaaacccgccgagtgcattgttgagttaGTTATATAAGCACGAGAGATGTGTCTAGAGAAGCACGAAACATAGGCGAGTGCTTCTGGCACCTCTCCGATTGTTAGAAATTTCCAAGTGCTTATTTCTCAACAATGCACGATAGTCCAGGTGGACGCAGTAATGTTTACATCGAAATACTCCTGTGTCAGCGAGAACGTAGTTTATGCCATCAAATGCCACGCATGCCACAAGATCTATATCGGAGAAACTGGTAGACGCTTGGTGACATATTTAGGCAACATCTATGCTCCACAAGGCTACCAGACTCCGATCTTCCTGTTGGACGCCATTTTGCTTCCCGGGGCACACTACTCAGGAAattcgtttcgttttgtttttataATCCGTATACACGTATGCTTCAATTTAACTGCTGCTAGCGCTGCTGCCTTGGTTCAACAACTAGCCCTTAACGCTTGCAGTGTAATGGCCACTTTAGAAACAAGTAGGAGAAGGAGGATTAAAGCATGCGATAGAACACTTCTCAAGCTGAAGACAATGCTTATAAAACTCTATCCAATTACAGTTTTTCTTCTACACGAGAAAACACGTTTAACACAGACATTTCTGTGGCATTTTCTCTACATTGGAAAACTTAAATTCGACGTCGTTTTCTCCAGTCTTATTTCAGCGTTTGATTAAGATAATAAATATAGCGATGATCTTTCCAGCGAGATTCTATTTCTTACAAAAGGATGGTTCTAAGTTTCGCATCAATTTTGTCTTCAATCCCAGGCCCTACTTGTTTGTGAGTTGGCCCATTTGAGAGGTAAAATTGAATAAAACTCTTTTTACGAGATGTCCATTCTTATAACACGCGATCGTCCTAGCTGGGTAATTTTTATATCAAAAAAATCCCCTctagaaattaaaagaaagtcCTTTTCTCGAGTTGGTGCTAAATGGTTTAACGAGATACCTATCAGCTTCAGAGGGTTACAAAAGTGTTGAAGCAAAAATTCTTAGTATCCTCTTAGATATTTTAAAAAGGGCGACGTTTTGACGTTGAGCTAACGTCATTATCAAATCAAAACGATAGTGATGGGAAATGTATAAATACCAAgttaaaacaatgaaacaatcacataggaaagtgttggaatgttctttcaagCAAAAGGTTTCGCTACTCTACGATTCCCtatgtgattgttttattgtttttacttAGTATTTATACATAGCACTGACCTTTTAAGTGCCGCTTCAATTgatgatacttccaagtttgTGCGTGTTGATGACAAGCGACCCAAATCCCGTGGCCGTCCACCGAAACACTTTCATCCGCTTCTCCAGAAAGAGAAAAATGCCTGCCTAAGAACATCGCGGATTCGCTTTGCCAAAAATGTTTCAGACTCGTCCATCTTTACGGCCTTCCTAACACCCACAAATTAAGATAATCTCAGTATAAGGCCTATTTTATCATCAACTGGTAATTAAAATTATGAACTGGCCCAATGGTTGGAGAAAAACTAACAGAACCACTGTCTATGAACGATTACACGATTACTGATGCCATTTGGTTCTCTGAAGAAATTACATCTTACCTATCGACGACGATGACATATTGGTCTCTTACGATGTCACAGTCCTTTTTACTAACGTACTGACGTACTGTTAATTGAGACTATCAACATCTTAGTTGACAAATGGCCTTTAGCCCTTTAATGGCTTATGTCTTCCTGTGTCACCTTGAAGACAAACTTAACCACCATGGTGTGACGCCTACACACTATACATGAGGTATGTTTCATAACACCCTGGCCAGAATATATGCCCATCACCGATGCTGCAGTTGATTTTCTTTCTATCTTATAAGAGCCTCCACCCCAGCCTGTCGTTTACTTACTATGGAGTTTCCAGTTGATAACAGGATACCTTCCATCGGAATGAAATAATTAAGAACGGAACTAAGATTGAAACACAAGTGTATAGAAAGCAGACAAACACTAGCTTGTTGCATTTCCAAAGCCGCACGGATAAACGCTACAAAGGCTTGCTCAAAACAATGATTCATCGTGCGCATGCCCTAGCTTCCACAACTGAAGCTTTCAATCACGAATGCACTAAACTACGCTCCATCTTTGCCCGATTTGACTACCCTATCACAATGATAAACTCCACCATTAACAaatttattcataacatttcatCGAGTGAAAGAGAAACACAAGTGGAAGACAACAGCGTTCTGTGAGTAATTCTCCCTTTTAAGGACCAAACGTCAGCTGACGCGGTGAGAAGACAAATGCGTGATCTTAGTGATAAGATTGGTACTACTTTGCACAACCGGTATTTATCAGCAAGAAATTGCTGCAAGATCTCAAGCCGAAAGAAATGCGTGATCTTAGTGATAAGATTGGTACTACTTTGCAACCGGTATTTATCAGCAAGAAATTGCTGCAAGATCTCAAGCCGAAAGAAATCAAGCCTCAAATCGTAAATCAACAATTCGTTGTATAGTCGTGTGAGCTGTGTGACACAGATTATGTTGGCAGCGAATTGTTGAACATAAAAAAACTCGGTGATTGGAAAAACATTTCGTGGAAGCCCATAGGGACACAATCCTCCTCAGAGAAAGCCAGTTTCGCATACTCCGAAAGAGTCAAGGAAAATTTGATTCCCTTGAGATGCTTTTCATCAAGGAACGTGATCCAAGTTTAAACTCAAATTGACTCCATCCGTGCGAAACTTTTTGCTGGAAAGAACATTCCAACAATTCGATTCcctatgtttttgttttatgtttttcctTAGTATGTATACATTTTCCCATCACTATCGTTTTGGCTTGATAATGATATTAGCTCaaggtcgaaacgtcgtttttaaaaaacttttcatacgttttttttttttaatactttaTCGCAGTTTTTATCGCCAAATGCTTTAAAAAATCGCTTCTTTTTcgaataataatgataatgataatgatgatgataataataacaataataataatgtaatgtgtaattattattattattattattttattattattattatcggtAATTATACTattcacaattttaacattacTTACAACAGAGTGCTGACCTTATCGCAATCTAATCACTACTTAAAACATGGTATTAACACTGTTTACAATGCAATATTTGCGCGGTttacaatactaatactaatataaattacgggacgcataaaatacaataaagttaCTTATACAGGCAAGACATGCAATGTAATTACTAACTACAGGAACTGACTTACTGACTAACTAAAGGTATCCAGAAATTTACTCAGGTGAGAAATTTGGCCCACTTTTTGACAAAAGCAGAGGAATTATTCGTCATGATTGCGATATATTTTTCTCTGTGTCATTTTATCATGTACAAGGGTGATGAAATCCGCAAACTGAGGTCTTTTATCATCTAAGGCATTAGTATAAAGAAAGTATTTTCCAATTATTAAGATTAAGTGATTGAGGGTTAAACAAGATGACCAGTCGTCAAGCACTCCATATATTATTTCATCTTTAGAAAGACTAGATTTCTTTTCTGGAGAAATCGAATTAAACCAGGTAGTAAACTCAGACCAGAACGATTTCGCAACATAACACGAAAAGAGTAGATGAGAAATCGTTTTGTGTTCAACATTAACACAATATGGGCAGTAAGGGTGaggttttttcttcattttgtgtaaaatgttatttgtaTATAGTATATTATGtattattttgtactgaaaAATGGATAGTTTCACTTCTTTCGTTACACGAAATGGCAAAGAGTAAACtctttgtcgcttttgtgcaTCAAAAGCGCACtctattaaatttttttttttctgcagtaGGTGGACACTGCAGTCGGCTAATCAGAGTATTGTACACTGTCTTGCACGTGAGCTTATCGATCGCTAGTTGAGTGCTTGTCAGGGCATGTTGATGCGCGTGTCTCTTTTTAGGCTTTTATTTCCGTTGCTCgtctctttttatttttttttttccactgatcAGGTATAGCCGACAGCAAGCTACGGTAGCGCagaaaattacatttaattttaaatttttgcacaAACGCCTTAagcgacaaaaaaattatttcctaaatCATTAACAAGGCAGGCAAGTTTACATATGCCGACTTGATTCCAGATTCGATAATAAACAGATGATTGGTTTATTCGTATAAAACGattattccaaattatttgatttaaaatgtcttctttATCTTTAGGCGTTGTATAGTTTAATTCTTGCCAGTGTATTAATACAGCTCGATAGAAATTTTGGTAAGTGTTCGTTGATACATAAATATTTGAGGTCGTAGTTGCATTGAAAGAGAAGTTTTCCTCCTACGTTCGACAGCAAGGATAGTGGAATAAGTTTCCATGGTCCACTGTCGTCAGAGCACAACCGCTTTACCCATGTAATTTTCAGAGCTTTATCAAATAatgaaaaatcaattcataccAAGTCCTCCTTCATCTTAACTTTCGTgatagtttgtttttttaagtttcggGGTTTTACCTTTccaaatataattatatattattttgttgacTTCAGCAGTAAAACCAGGTGGAGTGTTCAATACGCTGCAAATAAAACGTTAATTTTGATAACGCGAGGGTTTTAACGATATTGATTCTACCATAAAATGATATGTCTCTAGAGGACCAGATGTTTAATAATTTTTGGAGAGGGCTTAACTTATCAAAGAAGTTCTTTTTGTTGCAAGTTCTTCATTGTATGAGAAGTACACTCCTAGGGCGTAAATAGGTTCGTCGCTACATTTTA contains these protein-coding regions:
- the LOC137977498 gene encoding allene oxide synthase-lipoxygenase protein-like, whose protein sequence is MNTKVVLVALTLASIGALVTASSLMPQNAVEEQEFTKLLPILQNLTGISKELLQGIKLFILTRQCEVSLPHKTSLICKAKRILERLTLKKRWKLTDSGFGFMVLDRTPIVHVFKTFLDPFTRFNMEEYLQTVLTSDLTQIVYNVLVKNSSEIRKHYNYKILSKYFAMASKLGGEVALRPSHYEAFVDDKDEWISDKFFTQQRLAGVNPMSLMRVTNSFEAAIGLNWEELEKRLNPTFDWEGAVQTALGTDDSLEEAIDQGRLYALRYEFMDHLPKESDLTDHDNRREMWGTYSPIALFASAQDFITKRNHLVPVAIQMDFKPGSAVYTPEDGDNWMLAKLNLQITDLGYAQIVEHLGKVHLLMEPFCVLLKGAMASEHPIHQMLKYHCRDVTIPNSVGTPALIDPGNYMDQLFAFGSKGTVRLLRDAHRIATWKVTDFRGEIKRRGLDDKELLPYFPYRDDGEQILEVIENMVKEYVDLYYYDNEDVKNDNELENYRKELSAFWSFPWKGRKGKIKGLPASIDTKQELCDFVTRIISQLTIQHAAVNYPLSDYAQYIPNLPTKLYNDTRVKEGEFDVLRLPNRNTSSIEASFTNSLALYRFDTIFDYGNNLKETRAVKLLNRYFGHLMNVVQPEMQEKNQQRKEDGDLTYPYFIPRWLPNGIQT